The DNA window GACAAGCTCATCGTGCTGAACCTTGCCGAAGCACATGCTCACCATCCTGAGCCGAGTCGAAGGACAGGTTCGCCCCTGCATTCCTTCACCGTCGGGTCAGGGGACCCGACGTGCACGTGTATAACTTTTTGTCATTGCGAGCTATAGGCGAAGCAATCCGTCCACAGTATGTAGATTGCTTCGTCGCTTATGCTCCTCGCAATGACTTTTTTGATCTTCCTTTTTCCTTTTCTTTTATCCGTCATCAGTCATTCGCCATCCGTCATAGTATCTATTATACTTCCATTATCTCGGCTTCTTTTTTCTTCAAAAATTCATCTGTCATCTCGATATATTTGTCCAGAATCTTCTGAACCTGCTCCACTCCTTTTCTGGAATCATCCTCAGAGATCTCCTTATCTTTTTCTTTTTTCTTCAAAGCCTCGTTTCCATCCCGTCTTATATTCCTCAAAGCAATTTTACTTTCCTCAGCAATTTTCTTAACATGCTTAACTAAATCTTTTCTCCTCTCCTCAGTCAAAGGAGGAATTGGCAGACGGACTACATTTGCATCCGTAATCGGGTTCAAGCCTAAATCCGATTTCTGGATGGCTTTGGCTATTTCCGTTATCAGCTTTTTCTCCCAGGGCTGGATTACCAGTAATTTGTAATCCGGGACACTTACGCTTGCCACCTGGGAAAGAGGAACCA is part of the Candidatus Zixiibacteriota bacterium genome and encodes:
- the frr gene encoding ribosome recycling factor, with amino-acid sequence MAKQIFAETEEKMKKTLEALHKELAAIRTGKATASLLDGVKVEYYGSMVPLSQVASVSVPDYKLLVIQPWEKKLITEIAKAIQKSDLGLNPITDANVVRLPIPPLTEERRKDLVKHVKKIAEESKIALRNIRRDGNEALKKKEKDKEISEDDSRKGVEQVQKILDKYIEMTDEFLKKKEAEIMEV